CCGGTCGGTCTATTCGGAGTACATCCAGGAGTGCTGAGCCGTTGAATGCAGACCTAGGCCACTCCCGACACCATGGGAGTGTTCGAGGTCCGCGTCTCCCCGAGAATGCGCGCCGACTCCACGGCGGCGTCCTCCGGCCGGACGCTGGTGTCTGAGATTCCGGCGATGAGCCGGGTGCGGTCGTGGTCCACCGCGCCCGGCTTCGCCCAGGTGTCCGAGTCCGGAGCGGTGAGGTACGCGGAGAACGCGTGGTGCCCGGAGCCGGGGCGCTCGCCAATCACATGCACCAGGGCGCGCGGCCGCAGGTCCCCTTCCGCGCCAAACAGCAGGTGGCCCACCTGGTAGCCCGCGCGCACGCGGCCGTGCTTCACCACCAGCACCTCCGGCGCCACCCTCCAGCCTGTCGCCTCCAGCTCCGCGCGCAGCCGCGTCAGGAACGGCGCCAGGTGCCCCTCGTCCATCAACGACCGGGGGTCCAGCCCGTCCGACACGACCACCTGCGCGTCGTACCGGCCCGCGTGCCGCTCGCGCAGCGCGCGCACCGTCGCCTCCGAGGCCTCGTCCAGCGATTCGCCGGACGGCGGGTGCAGGATGTAGTCGCGCCGGTCCAGGGAGCGCGTCTTGAGCCGTACCGCGCCCGGGATGGACTCCACGGCCGCGTCGGACAGCTCCGACCACAGCCCCACCTTGCCGTCGTCGTAGAGGCCGCGCACCTCCCGCTCCAGCGCGGGCTCCAACGTCCAGGGCGCCTCTCCGTGCCCCACCGCCAGCGGCACGCCCCGGGCGCGCACCTCCGCCATCTTCGCTTCCGCCTCCGCGCGCAGCTCCGCGTCCGTCCGCGTGTCGCCCTTGGCCCGGCGGTAGTGCACGTAGACATGGGCAGGGTCGCCGAAGTGCTTCGTGGGCCGGCCATCGGCGTTGATGACGCCCAGGCTCTGGAAGAAGGCCCACATCCGGTCGTCCACCTTCAAGCCGTACCGCTCGCGCAGCCGCACGTGGTCCTGGAAGGACGTCGTGAGGTAGCTGAGCATCGGATCATTCCGAGTGGGCAGCGCCATCAGGTACGCGGGCCCAGCCTCCGCGAGCTGCTCCTGGCACCAGCCCAGGTCATCCAGCGTGACGTCCATGTGCAGCGTGGAGCACACGTCCAGGCCCAGCGTGAGGCCGTGCAGCTTGCCCATCACGATGTCTTCCAGGCAGCAGCGCACCAGCTGCTCGCGCGTGCGGAAGACCTCCGGGCCAATGAAGCCCGCCACGTCGTTGACGTGCACCCACGGCGCCGCGTCCCGCCCCGCGCCCGACTGTGCCAGGGCCACCCGGCGCTTCAGGGCCCGCGCGAAGCCATACTTGCGCGACTCGTGGATGAGCATGTCCGTGCCGAAGTGGTGCCCGTTCGTCGCGTCCGCGCCCTGCCCCGTCTCGAAGTACAGGCCCCACTTGCCGGTACGCGCCGCCGCGTGCGCCACCATCTTCTCCAGCGTCACGTCGAAGGTGCGGTTGGCCGCTTCGTTCCCACCCAGGCTCTGGAACCAGATGCCCGTGGTGCCCGGCCGCATCGCCTCCACCTGCGCCTGCACGTCGATGTGCGAGAGCACGCAGTGGGGCATCACCTCCTCCAACCCGAACGTCACCAGCACGTCGTGCAGCGCGGACTCCACCGCGGCCACCGACGCCACGTCCGACGACACCGGGTTGGTCCCCAGCACCACGTCGCCCACCGCGAAGGACCACCCGTTGAACACCTGCCAGCGGATGTCCTCTGGATGATCCGTGGGGGAGTTGGGCTGCAAGCGTGCGCTCAGATAGCCCTTCGCGCCCACGCGGCTGCCGGGCAGCGGGTGGAAGATGCGCCCACCAACGGTCTTCAGCTCCGCGTCGCTCATCAGCTTCACGACGCACGCGATGACGTCACTGGGCAGCCCGTCCAGGACGTCATGCACCTGGGGCACCGGCGCGGTGAGCAGGAAGGCCTTGAGCTGGCCCAGCGTCCAGTCCGCCACGCGCTTCCAGCGCGCCGCGTCCCACGCCTCCAGGTTGAAGACATACAGCCGGTCCTCGAACGGAGGATGCGCGTGCAGCTCATCCAGCTGCGTGCGCGACAGCAGGGTCCGCGCGTTGCGCCGAGAGTCCTCATCCGCCGCCGCGACGCCGATGGCCTCGTCGCCTTCCTTGAACGCATTCGCCGCGCCCAACACCTGTTGATACAGGCGCGCGTCGAAGCCGCCGCTCAGGCGCTGCACGTAGTCGATGACATCTTCGTGGGGGAGGACGTCGGGGAGACAGACGCTCATGGGGCGAGAGCTTTAACCGGCGCCCCCACCGCGCCACCATCCCCCGAGGGCCGTGTCACCTGCGTGACGCCAGGACGCCTGCCCTCCACGATGCTTGGTGTTGCAATCGTTAGCGCGCTGAAGCTCAGCCACCGTCCTTGCCCGGAACGCAGCCCGCTGGGGGCTTCCAGGTGAGCAGCGCATCCACCCGCGCGTCCTGGACCTTGGACACGCCCTCCGGTGCGTCGATGCGGTTGACGCCGGGCTCGCGCGTGAAGTCGAGCTCCCGGACGGGGACGGGCACTGCCGGGCAGCCCTCCTGAAACGTGGTCTCGGCCTCGGTCATGAGCACGTTCGCGTGGTCCTCCCCCGGAGCCCACGAATAGGGAAACGTGAAACGACCCGACAGGAGCTCCGCGCCTCCGGGAGGGAACCAGTTCCAGCTCAGCCTCGTCTGCGCCGTGGAGCCGCCGAAGACGCCACCGGCGACCCCGCCCGCGATCCCTTCATCGGTCGCGGGCCATTCGACGCGGAGGCCCTTCGGCACCGGCACGCGCACGGCCTCCACCTGCACCCGGTCATTCACCTCCGGCGCCAGCAGGAGCATCCACATCAGCTCGCGGATCCGCTCCGGTGACACGCGCCCCACCCTCACGCCGGACTGCCGCGCGGCATTCGTGGCCGCTCCGTCCACCTTGCCGTCGGGCTTCAACGCCAGGTTGGAGCAGCTGCTCGAGCGGTACGTGGTCCCCGTCGCCAGGTGGTAGGCGTCGAGCTGATCACAGAAGTCGTAATGCCCTCGCCGGCCCCGGATCACCAGCCAGCCGTCCCTCGGCGCGCGGATGCGTCCCAGCGGCAGCACCGTCTGGACATTCCGCGCCTTCGGGCTGAGCGACAGACATGCTCGCCACGTCTTGTAGCGACGGAGGGCGGGCTGCTTCCGGGCCTCCTTCATGCAGTCCGGCGGAGGCGGCTCATCGTCGTCGAACGTGCCGGGGCGACGGTTCTCCGGACGGAAGGCCTTCTCCGCCCGAGCGCGCCAGGGCTCGGTCTCCGCGCCGCAGTCACCGGCCTTCAAGGGGCACAGCAGGGACGCCAGCCGATGCTTCGGTGCAGCCTCGCGCGCCAGCACGTCGCGAAGGTCTGGAGGAATCACGACGGTCTGCGCTCCGGCACGGCCCAGCTCCAGTTGGGACGTGAAGTACGCCTTGCCCCCGTCGCGCCACCACGTCTTCAACGCGAGCGCGGGTACGGGGTGCTCCTCGTCCCACGTCAGCGGCTCCCGCGATTCTTCTTCGCGAGCGATGCCGAAGCAGCGGTGGCTCAACAGGAGCATGACTCCCGACCGCGCCTCCTCCACCTCGCCGTCCTCCGGAAGAGCCTCCATCCGAGCATCGAACGCGGACAGCTCCTCCCGCGCGGCCTTCCAATCGGCGGAGTCCGGCGTACACGGGACGATGCGCTTCGCCTGCGAGGGCGCGGCCGCCAACAGCCAACCCAGCCCGAAAGACGCGATGAGGGACACGGACATGCCCGCCATGGCAGCCGCTCCCGGGCTCGGACGTCAAGTCGCGTGGCGGCGCACTACTCGCCGAGGAGGGCCGACCAGAAGCGCACCATCTTCAGCGCCTCCATCGTGCTGGCCTGCCGGTCCATCTCCGCATGGGTGATGAGCGGCGTGGGCCGCAGGTGCACCTGCGTGTGCGGCTCCAGCGCTCGCGCCAGCAGCGTGGATTCGATGGCGGGGATGACGGAGTCGTCCGTCCCGTGCAGCAGGTACACCGGTGCTCGCGGCGCGGGAGAACGGTCCGGAGACAGTGAAGGGTCCCCGGCGAAGTCCTTCACGAAGGGCAGCAGCCGGGGCCCCAGCGCGGCCACGTCGCGCGTGTTCACCTGGTGCAGCAGCGTGGCGGCGGGCTCCGGCAGCGTGGCCTCCATCGCGCGCGCCTCCGCGAACGCGGCCTCCGCCTGCTTCGAGTCCACGAGCGTCAGGTGCGACGCGTGCATGAACTTCAGGACGCCCTCGCGCAGGGCCGCCACCTGCTCCGGCGGCACCAGCCGGTCCGCGACGTTCAGCAGGATGACCACCACGCCGTAGTCGTGCGGCTTGCGGTGCGTCCCGTCCGCCTGCACGCCCGTGCACAGGAAGGACAGTACACGCGACAGATCGCCGTGCCCTCCGAAGGACAGCACCGCGGCCACCTTGTCGCGCAGCGCGGGCCGGCCCGCCGCGACGACGGACAGCCCTCCGGAGAAGCTGATGCCGAAGAGGTCCACCTTCCCCTCCCGCGCCAGCCCTCCCGGCCCCAGCGCCCACAGGGCCGTGTCCTCGATGTCGTCCGTCAGGCACAGCGTGATTTCGTAGCGCAGCAGGTCCGGCGGCTCCGGCGTGAGCACCGGATGCCCGCCCATCGCCAGGTCCTCCGCCAGCCTCACCAGCCGGGGCTCGTCGATGCCCGCCGCGTGCACGCCCGACGTGAGCACGATGAGCCGGCCCCTGCGCCGGTCCGGATGGTAGAGCCGCCCACGCATCGGCCCGTGACGCGTGGGGATGCTCAGGTCCGCGACGGTGAAGGCTCCGGTGCCGTAGCTGCTGGCCAGGGCAGTGACCGTGGTGCCGTGGATCCCCGCCGCGCGCAGCACGAAGGACAGCCCTCGCAATTCGGGCGGCAGCAGGAAGAAGACAGCGACCAACACGGCCGCCAGCACGGCCCCCAGTGTCCAGCGCGCCCGGTGCTTCATTGCATCAGGGTTTCGACGAAGGTGCACAGCTGGTCGCGCTCGAAGGGCTTCTCCAGCAACTCACGCGCGCGGCGGCCCACGAACTCACGGGCCTGCGGGTTCACCCCGCCTGTCATCAGGCCGGTGCGCGGCGCCAGCTCCGGCGCCAGCCGCTCCAGCTCCACCAGGAAGTCCATGCCGCTCATGCCCGGCATCATGAGGTCGCAGAGGATGGCGTCGAACTTCTCGCCGTGCGACAGGCGCTTCAGGGCCTCGCGCGCGTCCTGGATGACGTGCACCTCGTAGAGGTTGCGCAACAGCCGGCTCACCGCGCTGCCCACCGCCGGCTCGTCGTCGATGAGCAGCAACCGGCGCAGGCTCCGCGTCGCGCGCGCCGCCTG
This DNA window, taken from Corallococcus coralloides DSM 2259, encodes the following:
- the eutB gene encoding ethanolamine ammonia-lyase subunit EutB gives rise to the protein MSVCLPDVLPHEDVIDYVQRLSGGFDARLYQQVLGAANAFKEGDEAIGVAAADEDSRRNARTLLSRTQLDELHAHPPFEDRLYVFNLEAWDAARWKRVADWTLGQLKAFLLTAPVPQVHDVLDGLPSDVIACVVKLMSDAELKTVGGRIFHPLPGSRVGAKGYLSARLQPNSPTDHPEDIRWQVFNGWSFAVGDVVLGTNPVSSDVASVAAVESALHDVLVTFGLEEVMPHCVLSHIDVQAQVEAMRPGTTGIWFQSLGGNEAANRTFDVTLEKMVAHAAARTGKWGLYFETGQGADATNGHHFGTDMLIHESRKYGFARALKRRVALAQSGAGRDAAPWVHVNDVAGFIGPEVFRTREQLVRCCLEDIVMGKLHGLTLGLDVCSTLHMDVTLDDLGWCQEQLAEAGPAYLMALPTRNDPMLSYLTTSFQDHVRLRERYGLKVDDRMWAFFQSLGVINADGRPTKHFGDPAHVYVHYRRAKGDTRTDAELRAEAEAKMAEVRARGVPLAVGHGEAPWTLEPALEREVRGLYDDGKVGLWSELSDAAVESIPGAVRLKTRSLDRRDYILHPPSGESLDEASEATVRALRERHAGRYDAQVVVSDGLDPRSLMDEGHLAPFLTRLRAELEATGWRVAPEVLVVKHGRVRAGYQVGHLLFGAEGDLRPRALVHVIGERPGSGHHAFSAYLTAPDSDTWAKPGAVDHDRTRLIAGISDTSVRPEDAAVESARILGETRTSNTPMVSGVA